GACCGAGCGGTCAGGGATGACGCGGCGCCGGGCACCTGCCCACCGGCACCGCAGATCTAATCCAACTTAGTACGTGAGGCACGGGCAACGGCGCGCGCGGCGTTGCGACGTCACCGTACTGCCACGCCGCGCGACGACACCACGAGGTTTCGCCGTCCGCCGTCCGCCGGCCACCGTCCGCCGGCCATCAGCGGGCGCCGGCCTGCTACAGGCGGCGCGGATCCGGCAGGCTCGGCGCCTCGGAGGCGCCCGCGGGCAGCTCGTCGTCCTGATCGTCGTAGAGGCCGAGCGCGTCCCGCAGCTCGTCCTCCCGCTCGGCCATGAACTCGCGGACGTCGGCCATGAACTCCGACAGCGACGCCACCAGCGAGCCCGCCATGCTCCCCGGAGACAGCGCCGACGCGGCCTTGGCCGCCTGGCGGACGACCAGCACTCCGGCGACTGCGCCGAAGGTGACGTAGAACAGCCGGCGCGACATCTAGCGGCCCCGCACCGGCTCGTCGAAGTCGGCCGCCGTGGGCTGGACGGGGGCCGCGCGCCGGCTCGCCCGGGCGGCCTTCTTCTCGGCCTTCATCTCGGCGGCGACCCGGGAGCCGACCTCGGCGCGGGTCCGCTTCGCCGCGGCCTGGCGGACGCCGTAGGAGAAGGCCGCGACCCGCACGATCGGGCCGCCGACGGTCGCCGCGAACAGCGAGCTCATCGACGACACGTTCGTGCTGATGTTCTGCACGTTGGCCGTGATCGCGTCGATCCGGTCCAGTTCCTTGTTGACGTGCGAGAGCGCGACGTTGACCTCGTCGACGGTGGCGCCGGCCTGGCGGACCCGGGCGGTGCCCTCGTCGATGGCGATGCCGGTCTGGCGGACCCGGGCCGCGGTCTCGTCGAAGATCTTGCCGAGCTTGTAAAGGGCGTAGCAGCCAAAGAGGACGAGCACGGCGAAGGCGCCCGAGGCAATCAGCCCCGCCATCGCGCCACCGGACATCTTCGCTCCTCCTCCGTGGTGGGCCGGGCCCCTGCGTCGCCGGGATCTGCCCGGAACGCGAACACCGGTTGTGTCAGGACCTTACCGACCGGATGGCCCGAAGCACGGCGCGCCCCGCTAAGAGCCCTGCTCTCGTGGGCCGGGCGCCGCGTCCGGCCCGGCGCCGCCAGCCGCTGGTCGCGCGCCGCCGCGCAGCACGGCGCGCAGCTCGTCGGCCCTGGCCGAGGCACGCCGCTCGAAGCCCAGCTGACCGGGGCGGAAGTAGTCGACGCCCACCAGCTCGTCCGGCGCGTACTGCTGGTCGACCACCCCGCCCGGGTAGTCGTGCGGGTAGCGGTAGCCGTCGCCGTGCCCGAGCCGGCGGGCGCCCTGGTAATGCGAGTCACGCAGGTGGGCCGGCACCGAGCCGCCCCTGCCGGCCCGGACGTCGGCCGTGGCCGCGTCGATCGCGCGGATCACCGCGTTGGACTTGGGGGCGAGCGCAAGATGGATCACGGCCTGCGCGAGCGCCAGCCGCGCCTCCGGAAGCCCGATCATCTCCAGGGCCTGGGCCGCGGACACGGCGACGCCGAGCGCACCCGGGTCGGCCATCCCGATGTCCTCGCTCGCAAGGATGATCATGCGCCGGGCGACGAAACGCGGGTCCTCCCCGGCCTCCAGCATCCGGGCCAGGTAGTGCAGCGCCGCGTCGGCGTCGCCGCCGCGCATGGACTTGATGAACGCGCTGACGACGTCGTAGTGCTGGTCACCGTCCCGGTCGTAACGAACGGCCGCCCGGTCGACGGACTGCTCGAGCAGCGCCAGATCCACGGCGGCCGCGGGCTCCCGCGGACCCGCCGCGGTCCCTGCGACCGGCTCGCTCCCTCCGACTGGCTCGGTCTCCCCGTTCGGGCCCTCCCCGGCCGGACCCTCCCCGGCCGCTGGGACCTCCCCGGCCGCCGCGGGCTCGCCCGTCACCGTGGGCTCGACGACCGGCTCGGCCTCGACGGCCGGCTCGGTGCCGGGGGCCAGCGCGGTGCCCGCGGCGGCTGGCTCCCCCGCCGTCCCACCCCCGGCCGGGACCTTGGCCAGGGCCGCCTCGGCGCTCGCCTCCAGTGCGGTGAGCGCCCGGCGGGCGTCACCACCCGCGAGCCGGACCAGATGGTCCAGCGCGTCCGGGGCGATGCGCACCCGACCGCCGTAGCCGCGTGGGTCGACCAGCGCCCGGCGCACCAGGACGCGGATGTCGTCGTCGGTGAGCGGAGTGAGGGTGAACAGCAGCGAGCGCGACAGCAGCGGGGCGACGACGGAGAACGAGGGGTTCTCGGTGGTCGCGGCGACCAGCGTGATCCAGCCGCGCTCCACCGCGGGCAGCAGCGCGTCCTGCTGGGTTCTCGTGAACCGGTGGACCTCGTCGATGAACAGCACGGTGCGCAGGTCCGGCTCGGGCACCGGCCCGCGCGCCTGCCTGGACCGGCCACTCGACAGGGCCAGTGCCGCGCGAGCCTCGTCGATCACCGCCCGGACGTCCTTCACCCCGGCCGTGACCGCCGACAGCTCGCGGAACCGCCGCCCGGTCGCCCGGGAGACGATGTGCGCGAGCGTCGTCTTGCCGGTGCCCGGCGGGCCCCACAGGACGACCGAGGTCGTCCCGCCGCCCTCGACCAGCCGGCGCAGCGGGCTGCCCGGCCCGAGCAGATGGCGCTGGCCGACCAGCTCGTCGAGCCCGCGCGGGCGCAGCCGATCGGCCAGCGGCCCCGTCGGCGTCACCGGCGCCGCGTCCGCGGCGGGGCGGTCACCGGCGACACCGCCGACCGCGCCGCCGGTGGCCGGGGGCACCGTGTCGAACAGGCTCACCCGTCAACCGTACGGCGGACAGGTCACGGCACCGTGCCCGGTGCCCGTACGGCTCGGCACAGCCCCGTGGTCGAGCTGCTGCAAGGGGCGACGTCCGCAGGGCCTGGGTCGTGGCCCGCGGCGGACCGGCGCTGGTCAGCCGCCGACGCGCTGGTAGCTGGCGAGGTGCGCGAGGTCGGGGGCGGTCTCGGCGATGACGGCGCGGAACCGCGCGGCCGCGGGCGGGCCGAGGCCGTCGCAGATCTCGGCGAACAGGTCGCGGGCGGCGCGGCGCGGCCAGCGCTCGGGCAGCAGGTCAAGCGGCAGGTCCGGGTCGAGGCTGGGGAAGCGCCGCCAGGCGGCGAGCGTCGCGGTCCGCGCGACCATCGCCTCGGCGCCCGTCACCGCGCCCGCCCTGACCCGGTCACGCAGCGGGGCATGGGTGGCGACGAAGTCCTCGTAAAGGGCGTGCAGCTCGGTCAGGTCCCAGGCGGCCATCGGCGGGCGCGGGTCGCTGCGGCGCGCGTCGA
Above is a window of Pseudofrankia saprophytica DNA encoding:
- a CDS encoding DUF6167 family protein → MSRRLFYVTFGAVAGVLVVRQAAKAASALSPGSMAGSLVASLSEFMADVREFMAEREDELRDALGLYDDQDDELPAGASEAPSLPDPRRL
- a CDS encoding replication-associated recombination protein A, translating into MSLFDTVPPATGGAVGGVAGDRPAADAAPVTPTGPLADRLRPRGLDELVGQRHLLGPGSPLRRLVEGGGTTSVVLWGPPGTGKTTLAHIVSRATGRRFRELSAVTAGVKDVRAVIDEARAALALSSGRSRQARGPVPEPDLRTVLFIDEVHRFTRTQQDALLPAVERGWITLVAATTENPSFSVVAPLLSRSLLFTLTPLTDDDIRVLVRRALVDPRGYGGRVRIAPDALDHLVRLAGGDARRALTALEASAEAALAKVPAGGGTAGEPAAAGTALAPGTEPAVEAEPVVEPTVTGEPAAAGEVPAAGEGPAGEGPNGETEPVGGSEPVAGTAAGPREPAAAVDLALLEQSVDRAAVRYDRDGDQHYDVVSAFIKSMRGGDADAALHYLARMLEAGEDPRFVARRMIILASEDIGMADPGALGVAVSAAQALEMIGLPEARLALAQAVIHLALAPKSNAVIRAIDAATADVRAGRGGSVPAHLRDSHYQGARRLGHGDGYRYPHDYPGGVVDQQYAPDELVGVDYFRPGQLGFERRASARADELRAVLRGGARPAAGGAGPDAAPGPREQGS
- a CDS encoding DUF948 domain-containing protein, which produces MSGGAMAGLIASGAFAVLVLFGCYALYKLGKIFDETAARVRQTGIAIDEGTARVRQAGATVDEVNVALSHVNKELDRIDAITANVQNISTNVSSMSSLFAATVGGPIVRVAAFSYGVRQAAAKRTRAEVGSRVAAEMKAEKKAARASRRAAPVQPTAADFDEPVRGR